In Phaseolus vulgaris cultivar G19833 chromosome 7, P. vulgaris v2.0, whole genome shotgun sequence, the genomic stretch AACCGGGTTGGACTGGAACGTGAACCGGTATGCAAGGACTGCACCAACCGCACTTGGATCTGCACGACGGCGGCGACGACCCCGGCCCGCCGAATCTCTTCTCCCCCGCCACCAGTCTCTCCACCGGCGACCCATTTTGGTTCTCTTCTCGGTTAAGGTGATTCAGAGCCCCACCAcctgaaaaaacaaaaacaaaaacaaaacgtgAAAAGTTAGAACTGAAGCGTGTGGTCTTGAAAAGGAAGTGGGGtggtttttcctttctttttcttttaaaaagttttAGTATTGTGTGGAAGTGTGCACTTACTGGGTTGTGGGGTGAGAGCGGTTACGGCTGAAGCGgaagagaagaagagaaaagtGAAGGTGGTGAAGGTTTTTAACCAGTGGAAGTGATGATGGTGGCGCATTACGCCTATGGACAAGGTGGGGTGCGCAGGTTATAAATGAGTGTGAGTTGAGA encodes the following:
- the LOC137829541 gene encoding EPIDERMAL PATTERNING FACTOR-like protein 5, translating into MRHHHHFHWLKTFTTFTFLFFSSASAVTALTPQPSGGALNHLNREENQNGSPVERLVAGEKRFGGPGSSPPSCRSKCGWCSPCIPVHVPVQPGLIIRLEYYPEAWRCKCGNKLFMP